The following proteins come from a genomic window of Streptomyces sp. NBC_01716:
- a CDS encoding dihydrofolate reductase family protein — protein sequence MAGKVFFSVSMSLDGFIAPESVPVDDFLAPDKQDDPDVQHWMAQWTELQQWAFPLRFFRENLKLGEGGEEGRDNDIARETFERTGASVMGKRMFDLGEQTWPQEAPFHTPVFVVTHTKRDPWERPGGTTFHFVNDGIEHALDQARAAAGDRDVRIAGGGATILEHLNAGLVDEFSITLSPVLFGSGTRLFDGVDASRVALEPVRAEPTRRVTHLTYAVRPR from the coding sequence ATGGCCGGGAAGGTGTTCTTCAGCGTGTCGATGTCGCTGGACGGCTTCATCGCGCCCGAGTCCGTGCCCGTAGACGACTTCCTCGCGCCCGACAAGCAGGACGACCCCGACGTTCAGCACTGGATGGCGCAGTGGACGGAACTGCAACAGTGGGCGTTTCCGCTGCGATTCTTCCGGGAGAACCTGAAGCTGGGTGAGGGCGGCGAGGAGGGCCGCGACAACGACATCGCGCGGGAGACGTTCGAACGCACCGGCGCGAGCGTCATGGGAAAGCGCATGTTCGACCTCGGCGAGCAGACATGGCCGCAGGAGGCTCCCTTCCACACCCCGGTCTTCGTCGTGACGCACACCAAGCGTGATCCGTGGGAGCGGCCCGGCGGCACCACGTTCCACTTCGTCAACGACGGCATCGAGCACGCCCTCGACCAGGCCCGCGCCGCCGCCGGCGACCGCGACGTCCGCATCGCCGGCGGCGGCGCGACGATCCTGGAGCACCTGAACGCCGGCCTGGTCGACGAGTTCTCGATCACGCTGTCACCGGTGCTTTTCGGCTCCGGAACCCGCCTGTTCGACGGCGTGGACGCGTCCAGGGTCGCGCTGGAGCCGGTCCGCGCGGAGCCGACGCGGCGGGTGACGCACCTGACCTACGCAGTGCGCCCACGGTAG
- a CDS encoding ArsR/SmtB family transcription factor encodes MLNLVSDIEVLARFGRALADPIRCRLLLALREAPAHPSDLADELGISRTRLSNHLACLRDCGLVVAVPVGRRIRYELADERLGHALDDLRSVVVAVAEGRTCPDAAEKDCC; translated from the coding sequence GTGCTGAACCTTGTGTCCGACATCGAGGTGCTGGCCCGCTTTGGGCGTGCGCTGGCCGATCCCATCCGTTGCCGTCTGCTGCTCGCGTTGCGGGAAGCACCGGCGCATCCGTCCGACCTGGCCGATGAGCTGGGCATTTCGCGTACCCGGTTGTCGAACCATCTCGCCTGTCTGCGGGACTGCGGCCTGGTGGTCGCCGTTCCGGTCGGGCGGCGGATTCGGTACGAGTTGGCCGATGAGCGGCTGGGGCATGCCCTGGACGATCTGCGTTCCGTCGTGGTGGCCGTGGCAGAGGGGCGTACGTGCCCGGACGCCGCGGAGAAGGACTGCTGCTGA
- a CDS encoding MBL fold metallo-hydrolase, which yields MSTQSIDPQGAPEASGEPPIVSGEPVQVSDGVFVIPDRRVELVPNVGIVVGEKAALIIDTGMGPRNGARVLEHARRLAGDLPLYLTITHFHPEHGFGAQAFKGAATIVYNRGQRDELHRKGPAYIDMFRGMSPAVATQLEDIELVDPDLVYDDRAEIDLGGRTAVLRTVGPAHTASDQTVLIDGRVLFGGDLLETRIFPITPYFPPYDTDVDGARWITVLDQLAALDAEIVVPGHGEVADTSLIRDVRDYLAHVRDEVGRLRAGGVSVDEAVTTIDKAARARWTTWEHPEWISLAVQAFYAAGR from the coding sequence GTGAGCACGCAGAGCATCGACCCTCAAGGTGCGCCCGAGGCGAGCGGAGAGCCGCCGATCGTGAGCGGCGAACCGGTCCAGGTCTCGGACGGTGTCTTCGTGATCCCCGACCGCCGCGTGGAGCTCGTACCGAACGTCGGCATCGTCGTGGGAGAGAAAGCCGCACTGATCATCGACACCGGCATGGGTCCCCGCAACGGAGCCCGGGTCCTGGAGCACGCCCGGCGTCTGGCCGGCGACCTGCCGCTGTATCTGACCATCACGCACTTCCACCCCGAACACGGCTTCGGCGCCCAGGCGTTCAAGGGCGCCGCCACGATCGTCTACAACCGTGGCCAGCGCGACGAGTTGCACCGCAAGGGCCCGGCGTACATCGACATGTTCCGGGGCATGAGCCCGGCGGTCGCCACCCAACTCGAAGACATCGAGCTGGTCGACCCCGACCTCGTGTACGACGACCGGGCCGAGATCGACCTCGGCGGCCGTACGGCCGTACTGCGCACGGTCGGCCCCGCGCACACCGCCTCCGACCAGACCGTGCTGATCGACGGCCGGGTCCTGTTCGGCGGGGACCTGCTGGAGACCCGTATCTTCCCGATCACGCCGTACTTCCCGCCGTACGACACCGACGTCGACGGCGCGCGCTGGATCACCGTGCTCGACCAACTCGCCGCTCTCGACGCGGAGATCGTCGTCCCCGGCCACGGCGAGGTGGCGGACACCTCGCTGATCCGCGACGTACGCGACTACCTGGCCCACGTACGCGACGAGGTCGGGCGCCTGCGCGCGGGCGGCGTGTCCGTGGACGAGGCGGTGACCACGATCGACAAGGCGGCGCGTGCCCGCTGGACCACCTGGGAGCACCCGGAGTGGATCAGCCTCGCGGTTCAGGCGTTCTACGCGGCGGGCCGGTAA
- a CDS encoding cation transporter has product MAAQISLDSLSSARRDILARRIRLLVAATIVYNVIEAVVAITAGTLASSTALIGFGLDSVVEVSSAAAVAWQFSAREHSVREAREKRTLRIIAVSFYALAAYVSVDAVRALAGGGEADGSVPGIVLAALSLAIMPFLSAAQRRAGRELGSASAVADSKQTLLCTYLSAVLLVGLLANATLGWSWADPVAALVIAAVAIKEGREAWRGDGCCAPVVVAGTDARTESGYACGCARGCAC; this is encoded by the coding sequence ATGGCTGCTCAGATATCCCTCGACTCCCTGTCGTCGGCGCGGCGCGACATCCTGGCTCGCCGCATCAGGCTGTTGGTCGCTGCCACGATCGTCTACAACGTGATCGAGGCGGTCGTCGCGATCACCGCCGGCACCTTGGCCTCCTCCACGGCGTTGATCGGCTTCGGCCTGGACTCCGTCGTAGAGGTGTCGTCAGCAGCTGCTGTGGCGTGGCAGTTCTCCGCGCGCGAGCACTCCGTACGGGAAGCACGGGAGAAGAGGACGCTGCGGATCATCGCCGTGTCGTTCTACGCGCTCGCCGCCTACGTGAGCGTGGACGCGGTTCGGGCCCTGGCCGGGGGTGGGGAGGCTGACGGTTCGGTCCCCGGCATCGTGCTGGCCGCGTTGTCGTTGGCGATCATGCCGTTTCTCTCCGCCGCACAGCGCCGGGCCGGGCGCGAGCTGGGGTCGGCTTCCGCCGTCGCTGATTCCAAGCAGACCCTGCTCTGTACGTATCTCTCCGCCGTCCTCCTGGTGGGTCTGCTGGCCAACGCCACCCTGGGCTGGTCATGGGCGGACCCGGTGGCTGCTCTCGTCATCGCGGCCGTCGCGATCAAGGAAGGCAGGGAGGCCTGGCGCGGCGACGGGTGCTGTGCCCCCGTGGTGGTCGCCGGGACTGACGCGAGGACTGAAAGCGGGTATGCCTGCGGCTGCGCGCGCGGGTGCGCCTGCTGA
- a CDS encoding FABP family protein → MFDLVPEHPYPDTHRPDEAPAPHPLLAPVLGLLGTWSGRGRGEYPTLTEDFSYAQEITFSHDGRPFLRYETRAWLLDADGAPLRPSARESGWWRLQPDGRVEALITQPTGIAEISVGQAAGNTVDLATHEVARTPTAKEVDATRRRYTLTDDDALTFVHDLAAVGRPLQHHLSARLRRTTAARGPVGLE, encoded by the coding sequence GTGTTCGACCTCGTACCAGAGCACCCGTACCCCGACACCCACCGACCGGACGAGGCGCCCGCACCGCATCCACTGCTCGCGCCCGTGCTCGGGCTTCTGGGCACCTGGAGCGGCCGGGGACGCGGCGAATACCCCACGCTCACCGAGGATTTCAGCTACGCCCAGGAGATCACCTTCAGCCACGACGGCCGCCCCTTCCTCCGCTACGAGACCCGGGCCTGGCTGCTCGACGCCGACGGGGCGCCGCTGCGCCCGTCGGCCCGGGAGAGCGGCTGGTGGCGGCTCCAGCCGGACGGCCGGGTGGAGGCGCTGATCACCCAGCCCACCGGCATCGCGGAGATCTCGGTGGGCCAGGCCGCCGGCAACACGGTCGACCTCGCCACCCACGAGGTGGCCCGCACCCCCACCGCCAAGGAGGTCGACGCCACGCGTCGCCGCTACACCCTGACGGACGACGACGCGCTCACGTTCGTCCACGACCTCGCGGCGGTGGGCCGGCCGCTGCAACACCATCTCTCGGCCCGGCTGCGACGCACGACGGCAGCCCGGGGGCCCGTCGGCCTCGAATAG
- a CDS encoding TetR/AcrR family transcriptional regulator: protein MARTHYHHGELRNALLDAAETLVRERGVHGWSLREASARVGVSSSAAYHHFDSRDALVRALTRRVLARLGERLVQAVAAVPPGESDPQRRLVALGRGYVEWAVADPSVGRLVFGAGVSGSGDEISPHPHEVLDQELDRLTETGGLPASSRPGADFVLWAAIHGLATLLIDGLARVDDSPEAAAREAERVVRVVLGGLTREAVPDEGWPAVRSLHTERRADE from the coding sequence ATGGCAAGAACGCACTACCACCACGGAGAACTGCGGAACGCGTTGCTCGACGCCGCCGAGACGCTGGTACGCGAACGTGGCGTCCACGGCTGGTCGTTGCGCGAGGCGTCGGCGCGGGTCGGGGTCAGTTCCAGCGCCGCCTACCACCACTTCGACTCACGCGACGCGCTGGTGCGCGCGCTGACGCGGCGCGTGCTCGCCCGGCTGGGCGAACGCCTGGTCCAGGCCGTTGCCGCGGTGCCCCCCGGCGAGTCCGACCCCCAGCGCCGCCTGGTCGCCCTCGGGCGCGGTTACGTCGAGTGGGCCGTGGCTGACCCCTCGGTCGGCCGGCTGGTCTTCGGCGCCGGGGTGTCCGGTTCAGGCGACGAGATCTCGCCCCATCCGCACGAGGTCCTCGACCAGGAACTCGACCGGCTCACCGAGACCGGCGGACTGCCCGCTTCCTCGCGTCCCGGAGCCGACTTCGTGCTCTGGGCCGCCATCCACGGGCTCGCGACGCTGCTCATCGACGGGCTGGCCCGGGTGGACGACAGCCCGGAGGCCGCGGCTCGCGAGGCGGAGCGCGTCGTACGGGTCGTTCTCGGCGGACTGACCCGGGAGGCCGTGCCGGACGAGGGCTGGCCGGCCGTGCGCTCCCTCCACACGGAGCGCCGCGCCGACGAGTAG
- a CDS encoding SRPBCC family protein — MAGARQESRAEPAGADREIVISRVIDAPRELVFKAFTEVRHLSRWWGPEGFTTTTRSFEFREGGEWVFVLHGPDGTDYSEWIRWLRITPPERIALLHGETRDDPNAFESVLTFAPDGAATRIEMQTVFPTKELRDEAVEKYHAIEGGRQTLSNLAAYVADLVRKEAEG, encoded by the coding sequence ATGGCAGGGGCAAGGCAGGAATCGCGGGCGGAGCCGGCGGGGGCCGACCGGGAGATCGTGATCTCCCGGGTCATCGACGCCCCGCGGGAGCTGGTGTTCAAGGCGTTCACCGAGGTGCGGCACCTGTCGCGGTGGTGGGGTCCGGAGGGGTTCACCACCACGACGCGGTCCTTCGAGTTCCGCGAGGGCGGGGAGTGGGTCTTCGTGCTGCACGGGCCGGACGGGACCGACTACTCCGAGTGGATCCGCTGGCTGCGGATCACCCCGCCGGAGCGGATCGCGCTGCTGCACGGCGAGACCCGCGACGACCCGAACGCCTTCGAGTCGGTCCTGACCTTCGCGCCGGACGGCGCGGCGACCCGGATCGAGATGCAAACGGTGTTCCCCACCAAGGAACTGCGCGACGAGGCGGTCGAGAAGTACCACGCGATCGAGGGCGGTCGGCAGACCCTGAGCAACCTGGCGGCCTACGTCGCCGACCTCGTACGGAAGGAGGCGGAGGGCTGA
- a CDS encoding SUKH-4 family immunity protein yields the protein MQGWRLPDRGKLSLLSYGLPLARADDLMGILGGFQESAQPESGPDGLRLYLLGSYCSAKLGAVGSSGDVLALPGRSDMHPLMHSLYPSGISPAPVGSSIDRFVECAWRWRWISRAL from the coding sequence TTGCAGGGCTGGAGGCTTCCTGATCGGGGCAAGCTTTCCTTGTTGTCGTACGGACTCCCACTGGCCAGAGCGGACGACCTGATGGGAATCCTGGGCGGCTTTCAAGAGTCCGCGCAGCCGGAGTCCGGCCCGGATGGCTTGAGGCTCTACCTGCTGGGAAGTTACTGCTCAGCGAAACTTGGCGCAGTGGGGAGTAGTGGTGATGTTCTCGCCCTTCCGGGGCGCTCGGATATGCACCCCCTGATGCATTCGCTCTATCCATCCGGCATTTCTCCCGCGCCCGTCGGCTCATCGATCGACCGATTTGTTGAATGTGCTTGGCGATGGCGCTGGATATCAAGAGCTCTGTAG
- a CDS encoding CE1759 family FMN reductase yields MTTTKLTIITGGLREPSSTRMLANRLEAAVRTELAGAGVRVESSFVELRPLGHAIIDAMFSGFPSAPLEKAFGTVADADAVIAVTPAFNASFSGLFKSFFDVLPEDTLSDMPILMGATGGTERHSLVLEHALRPMFSYLHALVSSRGVYAATDDFGAQSNGAVLRDRIAAAAADYARLVQGCGPHRRRDSFSEDATAMEQLLRGDGS; encoded by the coding sequence GTGACGACGACCAAACTCACGATCATCACCGGCGGACTGCGCGAGCCGTCGTCAACACGCATGCTCGCCAACCGGCTTGAGGCAGCGGTACGCACGGAACTCGCCGGCGCCGGGGTCAGGGTCGAGTCCTCGTTCGTCGAGCTGCGCCCTCTGGGACACGCCATCATCGACGCGATGTTCAGCGGATTCCCGTCCGCCCCGCTGGAGAAGGCGTTCGGCACGGTCGCGGACGCCGACGCTGTCATCGCGGTCACCCCGGCGTTCAACGCTTCCTTCAGCGGGCTGTTCAAGTCCTTCTTCGACGTGCTCCCCGAGGACACGCTGTCGGACATGCCCATCCTCATGGGCGCGACCGGCGGCACCGAACGGCACTCCCTCGTCCTCGAACACGCGCTGCGGCCGATGTTCTCCTATCTCCACGCCCTGGTGTCGTCGCGGGGCGTGTACGCCGCGACGGACGACTTCGGCGCCCAGTCGAACGGGGCGGTCCTGCGCGACCGCATCGCCGCCGCCGCGGCCGACTACGCCCGCCTGGTGCAGGGTTGCGGCCCCCACCGCAGGCGTGACTCCTTCAGCGAGGACGCCACCGCGATGGAACAACTCCTGAGGGGCGACGGGTCCTGA
- a CDS encoding maleylpyruvate isomerase family mycothiol-dependent enzyme — protein MTDSELTADRARRAGVWPLIHAERAALAADLADLTDERWAIRSLCDDLTVREVLAHLTSGASLNSVRWLAGVIRCRFDFDKQVAMRLAEQLGANPAETLERFRRIVPSTTKPPLPALAMLGETVVHAEDIRRPLGIRRDHPIEVVTRVAEYYHGTDLVVLAKGRIGGLRLVANDGHFTTGSGPLVFGSTVALVMAMTGRAAYCDDLEGDGVGLLRERCGQA, from the coding sequence GTGACTGATTCGGAACTGACAGCGGACCGAGCCCGAAGGGCCGGGGTCTGGCCCTTGATTCATGCCGAGCGAGCGGCGCTGGCCGCCGATCTCGCGGACCTGACCGACGAGCGATGGGCGATACGGTCGCTGTGCGACGACCTGACGGTGCGCGAGGTACTGGCCCATCTCACCTCAGGCGCGAGCCTCAACTCCGTGCGGTGGCTGGCGGGTGTGATCCGCTGCCGGTTCGACTTCGACAAACAGGTGGCCATGCGGCTCGCCGAGCAGCTGGGCGCGAACCCGGCCGAGACGCTTGAGCGATTTCGGCGGATCGTTCCGAGTACGACCAAGCCTCCCCTCCCGGCCCTGGCCATGCTGGGTGAGACGGTCGTCCATGCGGAGGACATCCGGCGCCCGCTGGGCATCCGCCGCGATCACCCGATCGAAGTCGTGACGCGGGTGGCCGAGTACTACCACGGTACGGACCTCGTGGTCCTTGCCAAGGGACGTATCGGTGGCCTGCGACTCGTCGCGAACGACGGTCACTTCACGACGGGTTCGGGGCCGCTCGTGTTCGGCTCGACCGTGGCCCTGGTGATGGCCATGACCGGGCGCGCGGCGTACTGCGACGACCTGGAAGGCGACGGTGTCGGCCTCCTCCGTGAGCGCTGCGGACAGGCGTGA
- a CDS encoding LLM class flavin-dependent oxidoreductase has protein sequence MTTGTQFGIFTVGDVTPDPTTGGAPTEAERIRASVTIARKAEEVGLDVFATGEHHNPPFVPSSPTTLLGYIAGQTERIILSTSTTLITTNDPVKIAEDFSVLQHLSGGRTDVMLGRGNTGPVYPWFGQDIRKAIPLTVEHYGLLRRLWREEVVDWEGKLRSPLQGFTLAPRPLDGIPPFVWHGSIRTPEVAELAAYYGDGFFANHIFWPASHTRTMVDMYRQRFAHYGHGAPETAIVGLGGQVFMRRNSQDAVREFRPYFDNAPVYGHGPSLEEFTSLTPLTVGSPQEVIEKTLGFREYAGDYQRQLFLLDHAGLPLKTVLEQLDLLGEEVVPVLRKEFTVGRSPEAPDAPTHQSLLRARDAGNTKEPTES, from the coding sequence ATGACGACCGGGACGCAGTTCGGAATCTTCACCGTCGGTGATGTGACCCCCGATCCGACCACCGGTGGTGCCCCCACCGAGGCCGAACGGATCCGGGCCAGTGTGACCATCGCCCGTAAGGCGGAGGAGGTCGGCCTCGACGTCTTCGCCACGGGTGAGCACCACAATCCGCCCTTCGTCCCGTCCTCACCCACGACCCTGCTCGGCTACATCGCCGGGCAGACCGAGCGGATCATCCTGTCGACGTCGACCACGCTGATCACCACCAACGACCCCGTGAAGATCGCCGAGGACTTCAGCGTCCTGCAGCATCTGTCCGGCGGACGGACCGACGTGATGCTGGGACGCGGGAACACCGGGCCGGTCTACCCGTGGTTCGGCCAGGACATCCGCAAGGCCATCCCACTGACCGTCGAGCACTACGGCCTGCTGCGCCGGCTGTGGCGCGAGGAGGTCGTCGACTGGGAGGGCAAGCTCCGCTCGCCCCTCCAGGGCTTCACCCTCGCTCCCCGCCCGCTGGACGGCATCCCGCCGTTCGTCTGGCACGGCTCCATCCGGACCCCCGAGGTCGCGGAACTGGCCGCGTACTACGGCGACGGATTCTTCGCCAACCACATCTTCTGGCCCGCGTCGCACACACGGACGATGGTGGACATGTACCGGCAGCGCTTCGCGCACTACGGCCACGGCGCACCGGAGACGGCCATCGTCGGCCTGGGCGGACAGGTGTTCATGCGCCGTAACAGCCAGGACGCCGTACGGGAGTTCAGGCCGTACTTCGACAACGCGCCCGTGTACGGGCACGGTCCGTCGCTGGAGGAGTTCACCTCGCTCACACCCCTCACGGTCGGCTCCCCGCAGGAGGTGATCGAGAAGACGCTGGGCTTCCGGGAGTACGCGGGCGACTACCAGCGCCAGTTGTTCCTTCTCGACCACGCGGGACTGCCGCTCAAGACGGTGCTCGAACAGCTCGACCTCCTGGGGGAAGAGGTGGTGCCGGTGCTCCGCAAGGAGTTCACCGTCGGCCGCTCCCCCGAAGCGCCGGACGCCCCTACGCACCAGTCGCTCCTGCGGGCGCGTGATGCGGGAAACACCAAGGAACCCACCGAATCCTGA
- the htpX gene encoding zinc metalloprotease HtpX, which yields MSQTRYTKDRGLTTRMVTTMFLIGLLYVVLVGVLLAVLGKFWPVILIIAGGLFVAQFWFSDKIAAFGMGAREVTPEQAPELHGAVDRICALADMPKPKVAISESDIPNAFATGRSERSSLVCATTGLLRRLEPEELEGVLAHEMSHVAHRDVAVMTIASFLGVLAGLMTRIALWSGLSRSASNAGPAGIAILVIPLVSAVVYAIGFLLTRLLSRYRELSADRTAALLTGRPSALASALTKVDSQMARIPTRDLRKAEPYNAFFFVPAFSSRESLGRLLSSHPTLQQRLDQLARMSAELARP from the coding sequence ATGTCCCAAACCCGCTACACCAAGGACCGCGGCCTGACCACGCGCATGGTGACCACCATGTTCCTGATCGGTCTGCTGTACGTGGTCCTGGTCGGTGTGCTGCTTGCCGTGCTGGGGAAGTTCTGGCCGGTGATCCTGATCATCGCCGGTGGCCTGTTCGTCGCGCAGTTCTGGTTCAGTGACAAGATCGCGGCCTTCGGCATGGGCGCGCGCGAGGTCACTCCGGAGCAGGCGCCCGAGCTGCACGGCGCCGTTGACCGTATCTGTGCGCTGGCCGACATGCCGAAGCCCAAGGTGGCGATATCGGAGAGTGACATACCGAACGCCTTCGCCACCGGCCGGAGCGAACGCAGCTCACTCGTCTGCGCCACCACCGGCCTGCTCCGCAGACTGGAGCCGGAGGAGCTGGAGGGCGTCCTCGCCCACGAGATGTCGCACGTCGCGCACCGCGACGTCGCTGTCATGACCATCGCGTCGTTCCTGGGTGTGCTGGCGGGCCTGATGACCCGGATCGCGCTCTGGAGCGGACTGTCACGAAGCGCCAGCAACGCCGGGCCCGCCGGCATCGCCATCCTGGTGATCCCGCTGGTCAGCGCGGTGGTGTACGCGATCGGCTTCCTGCTCACGCGACTGCTCTCCCGCTATCGCGAGCTTTCCGCCGACCGCACCGCTGCCCTGCTCACCGGCAGGCCATCGGCTCTGGCGTCGGCGCTGACCAAGGTGGACAGCCAGATGGCGCGGATCCCGACCAGGGACCTGCGGAAGGCGGAGCCGTACAACGCCTTCTTCTTCGTGCCGGCCTTCTCCTCCCGCGAGAGCCTGGGGCGGCTGCTGTCCTCGCACCCGACCCTCCAGCAGCGGCTGGACCAGCTCGCCCGGATGTCCGCCGAGCTCGCCCGCCCGTGA
- a CDS encoding ArsR/SmtB family transcription factor, producing MARAATTSDAFNAIAEPQRRDILALLRAGERPVTELAQELGISQPRTSKHLRVLREVGLVRVREAGKQRLYGLEAHGLRPVHEWVGGFERFWNESFDRLDTYVQDLKQTQQEE from the coding sequence ATGGCACGAGCAGCGACGACGTCGGACGCGTTCAACGCGATCGCCGAGCCGCAGCGCCGGGACATTCTGGCGCTGCTGCGGGCGGGTGAGCGGCCGGTGACCGAGCTGGCCCAGGAGCTGGGGATAAGCCAGCCGCGGACGTCCAAGCACCTGCGGGTGCTCCGGGAGGTGGGGCTGGTGCGGGTCCGCGAGGCGGGCAAGCAGCGCCTCTACGGCCTGGAGGCCCACGGGCTGCGGCCGGTCCACGAGTGGGTCGGCGGATTCGAGCGGTTCTGGAACGAGAGTTTCGACCGGCTGGACACCTACGTCCAGGACCTCAAACAGACACAGCAGGAGGAATGA